In Nitrospira sp., the sequence ACGCCTCTTTTCCCCATGATGGTTGAAGCAATGTCTACTCAAGTCATCCATTGATCGAACCACACTCCTCAAAACGACCAACATATGGGTGACGAGTACCCGTCGCATCTCCATCTCCTCATCACGAAGACAGGAAGATCGATGTCGACGATCGTGATCGATGTTCGCGCGTCAATCGGACGGCGTTCGTCATGAGCTCCAGCAGCTCACTGAAAGGATAGGGTTTACGAAGGATGCCGTACGCTCTTCCGAGGTCGGCCGTTTCTGACAAATTCGTATCGCCATCCAGCACAAGAATCGTGGGCATACCCGGCCAAACAAGCCGTACTAGCAAGATGAGACGAAATCCATTGATCTGGGGTATGTGATGAGCGCTAATCACCACATCGAACCGGCGTCGTTTCATCTCTTCCAGCGCTAGGGATTCCTCCGGCACCTGCTGGACATTGTATCCTTCACGCTCCAGCATTAGACTCAGTACGTTCCGCTGGTCGTCGTCGTGCTCGACGATCAGCACTCTTCTGCCACACCCAGTCATGGCGACCTCCTTGATAATCCCCCATAGCGATGCATGACGCACACTCCTGCGCACCTCGGTGAACCGGGCTCCATGGTCCTGCGGCAGTGAGTGGTCCTCAGCGATGTCGATGCACTTATGCGCAAGTTGTCCCTAGCTTTATTCCATGTGATGGAACTCCGACTTCGATGTTGCGACGTGCTGCTCCACGTGGCGAGTGATTCTTCAGCCGATTGGTATAAATTGCCGCATCCTCGATGTTTCCACAGTTGACACATCGCGATCCTTGCAGCTCGCTCGGAACAGCCTGTCCCGTGACGTCAGAGATTGGCTCAATGACCATGAACCCACTGCAGCGTCCACATGTCAAGGTCTCACCTCCATTTCCGTTGCCGCTCGGAAGGAACCAATTCCATGATTCGATAAGCGACGTCCTGCTACCGGCCAAAACGCATGTCTGAGCCCGTGTGGAATTCCTCACGAGCCTGCCCCGTTGAGTGATCAGTCCCGGGGTTGATCAAAATCGGCACATTCAGTTTGTCCGGTAGCAGCACAAACTTAGAGTTCGAGCTGTCATAGAGCTTGAACCGGAGATATTCCGGGGTCAGCGTCTTGGTAATGGTTTCCTGCGCTTTCGCCTGACCAACCGACCGAATTCTTAGACCTTCCGCCTCGCCTTCGGCTCGAATACGGATAGAATCTCCCTCACCTTTGGCACGACGGCGAGCAATCTCTGCATCCTTTTCGGCGATAATGAGCTCGAATTCTTTTTGTTCCTTCTCCTGTTCTTTTGCTTGCTTGCGTTCCACAGCCTCCAGGACGACCCTGGCCAGATCGATATCGGCCAGAGCAACGCTGGCCACTTCGAGATGACGGCCTTTAAGTTTATCGACCACAACCGCCTGTACTTTGCTGGCAATTTCCGAGCTTTTCTCGGGTACACTGACCATGGGATAGTTGGAGACAACACTTCTGACCGCCGCCAATAGCTCCGGTCTGACGACGCGAGGATAGTAATCTGGTCCGATCTCCTGGGCGAGGAAATATATCTCCTCGGGAATCGGCCTCAGAATAATGGCTGCTTTGAGGACGACAAGCAGGTCGTCCAAGCTCAGTGCGTCGACCTCTTCGGTGTAACTGCGCACCTGCACGTCGTACAGGTAGATGTCGTTCCAAGGTGCCCGCCAATAGAACCCGCTCTTGAGTGTTTCGGTGGTCAGGCCTTCGGTCAAAGGATACCAGCGCAATCCTCGCTGACCTGGCGCGACGGTGGTCCCGCAAGCTTGCAGTGAACCCAATATCATGACAAGAAGCATGACCTTCGCAACATAACGCATGGTCCCTCCTTTTCTGCCGAACGAGGGCTGCGGTCGGCCTATGGAAATCCTGACCGCGGGACAGAAGGTGGCCTCGACTCGCCAAGCTTTTCCCACTTCCCTGCACGGTCGACCATCAACACCAAGAAAACCAGTAATATAAGAAAACCTACGACCTCAATGCTCCGATGGTTGTCTCGTCTTTCTATGTCTTATAAGGAAGACGCCGCTACTGCCGAATCTCTCGGTGTTGCCTCTCCCATACCTCTTGCAGCAGGATGATCTTACTGAAGGAGAGATCTGCCACAAACTCGCGCAGCTGCTTAGTTTCTTCCTCGATTTGCCGTTTTTGTCTCGCAGCTACGACCCGCCTCTTGGAATATCTAGCATCTGCCATTGGCTTCCCTCCTCATTAGTGTTATGGAATTCGAAAATGCGCCGCTGTCAGTACCGGCAGAGTGGAGCAGGGTTGATGAGTTGGTTGAACGGGTCAGACCGAGACGCAGGTGACGGAGCTTCAGCTGCAGTTGTTCGAACGACTTGCCATAGACCTGATAGTCAGGATGGGCTTTCGGATAACCACGCCAAATCTCTTGATCTGGAAGAAACGTGTAGTCCATCAATTCCATGCTGGATCAACAGGCTAAAAGAGAGTTTTCATTTGTGCGTTATCTCATCAGACCACTACTGCGGCTCTGACGCGTGCGATCCGCTGCGTTCTGATTGATTGCCGCTCCCGTCTGCTATTAGTCGTCGACCACCTGCCTTGATAAAGAGCAAACGCAATGCCAGTAATGAAAGTGAATTGCCGGCCTATCCGTGGAGAGAGTTTTCAGTTTTTCGTCTTTGGTTGGTTGTAACACCGGAGGACATCGGGCATACCTGCATGACAGCCTGACATGATGTGCCACAAAGACACAGAGACGAGATGATGGTGTGATGATAAATATATAAGAATGAAGCTCAGAAACAGAGCTATCCTGCCTTGCTCTAAAGCAGTCTAACTTTTACCCCTACCGAGAGTTATTTGCTAAATTGCAAAGTGAAGACTGGGATTGTCGTTGAAGCGGGCATCGGGCGGCTGCCCGCTGCGAAGGAGATTAGTTAGGGAGAAAATGATGAGGAGTATCCCACGCCTTTACATTGGCTTGACTTGTTGAAACGGTTGAAACGACGCTCAGGAGTCGGATTGCTTTTCAAAAGCACACTGTGTACATTGTGCGAGGTCGCTCGTGTAAATACGTATTCTGCAGCATCAGACTCAACGGGTTCTGCTCATCTTCGTTATGCTCGATGATCAGGACTCGCTGCCCATACCCGGTGATGTCGACCTCCGTCGTCACTTCCGGACCGACTCGTCGCCTCTTCTTCACGAGCCTGTGGAGTCCGTTGTCTGGTTATCCTGACCACCACCGGTTGACAAGGTCTCCCCTTTGCCCTCTTCCTGACAGAAGGTTCGGTTCTCCAGGGGGTAATGTTGTCCCATGGAGCCTTCATAATAATTGTTGGTATCGAACCCTTCTGTCTTCCAGATGTGAAGACATTGCGCAACAAGATGCGGCACAACCCTCGGCATCTTGCCAATCATCTCTGGGCTTGAACCCTCCGTCGCTCCGACGACGGCAAGCTGATTGCCGACCTGTAGTATGTCGGCGTCCGGAAAGCCGTGAAAAACGATCGCGAATTCGAAGGCGCCTTCCCGTCTGAGGCTCGTAGGCCCATACCCTAGATACTTGTCGATTGGCTGCTCCTGGGCGAGAATCACGACACCATCCGGCTTCCGAAGAACCTGGGTGATCTGTCCCCCCAATTCCACCTTGTGGGAAATGAAGCTGGCGCCGGACGGGTAGGATGTCTGGGCTTTCCACGCCTTGACGGCAACCGTGTCAGTTTCGATATCTTTCGTGATCTCTGGAGGAAACGCGGGTGGGGTTGTGCAGGCGGCTAATAATACGCACATCATGAATAAGCCTATTGGACGCATGTGAGGCTCCTTTCTGAGGTCAACCGGAGGGGAGAAGAAGTTCTCGCCTCGCATTCTTGAACGAATTCGATCCCTTCAGCCAGGAGGAGCTCGAATTGTTTCGGTTCCTTCTCCTGTTCCTTGGCCTGCTTACGCTCGACGTCATCCAGGACGACCTTGGCCAGTTCGATATCGGCCATGGCGATGCTTGCCACTTGGAGATGACGGCCTTTGAGTTTTTCTGCCACTACCGCCTCCACCCTGCTTACGATTTCTGAACCGTGCTCCAGCACAGTAACCATGGGATAGTGGGAGACGGCGCTCCGGATGGCGGCCAGCAACTCTGGTTTGGCGACGCGAGGATAGAATTCTGATCCTATGTCCTGGGCCAGGAAGTACACCTCGTCGGGAATCGGTCTCATGACAATGACGGTCTTGAGGATGACCGGCAGGTGGTCTGAACTTAAGGCCTCGATCGTTTCGGTGTAACTGCGCCATTGCACGTTGTACAGATAGATTTGGCTCCATGGCACCCGCCAATAGAATCCGCTCTTGAGTGTTTGGGTGGTTAAACCACCGGTCAAGGGATTCCAATGTACCCCCCGCTGACCAGGGTGGACAGTGGTCCCACAGGCTTGCAGTGAGAGCAGGACCAGGACAAGAAATGGGGCCTTCGTAAGATAGCGCATCATTCTTCCATCTCGCTCAAGCGTGGACTTCTGATTGCCCCCGTCAGATTCCGACCATTCGATGAACGGAATCTACGACTCGTGTCATCTTGCTCTGGCAACGCGATGTTACTGAGATGAGGAGCAAGACCCGCACCCTAAACGGCAGAATCGCGCGATATTCAAGTGCCTGGTTTTATTGGGTGAATTTCCATGACGAGGTTGAAGGAAATATTCGAGCGGAGGATTGATTTTAGAAATCGCACTGTGTACAGTGTGCGATAGCGCGCGTTTTCATGCGTGAGTGCGTGGAAGAAAAGCTCACAGCCAAAAGAAGTTGGATGAGCGTAGGAGCCTGGGCCTTACAGTCATTAAAGACGCTTCTGTCCCGTCTCCGTTACCGTTTCATGATTTGTTGGTGATTAGGAGAGACTGCGACAGATGATCAACTTATAGGGGAGGGATGGGTCATGGATACATTCTCATGGCTGAGTCCAGCAGTCGCAGATACCCTGTTGCCCAACAGGGACTTGGCAAGGATTGTGATTCGGATCATAGCGATAACGCTCGCGTTGTCGCTGCCGGCGTGCCTGCACGCGGGAGAGACGGGGCATAGCACATGGGGTTATGACGGGGATCATGGACCGCTTCATTGGGGCAAGCTCGGGCCGGAATCTTCCCTCTGTGAAAAAGGCATGAACCAATCACCGATCGATCTGTTGCGCACCCGCAAGACGACACTTGACGATATTCAGTTTTCTTATAGAGACGCGCCCTTCCATGTGGTCAACAACGGGCATACGTTGCAGGAAGTCGAACCGCTTTCAGAAACAGCCAAGTCCCGTTACCCCAAGCACGGCCAGACGGTGCTCCATTTTGACAAGGACAGCGCTATCGTGTTCGACGAAGACCTCTACTTGCTCGAACAATTTCATTTCCATACTCCGAGCGAGCACACGGTGGATCATAGACATTACCCGATGGAACTGCATCTGGTGCATCACAATGAGCGGCATGAAGCGGCGGTGGTTGCCGTCTTCATGGAAGAGGGGAAACACAATCCGTTTTTCGAGACATTTTTGGAGCATGCTCCTACCAAGGTCGGGGAAGTCATGGATGACCATAACCATACCGTCAATCCGATAACTCTCTTACCTGAACGGCGTTCCTACTACCTATACTCCGGTTCCTTCACCACTCCACCCTGTTCAGAAGGCGTCATCTGGATGGTCATGCACGATACCATCGAAGTCTCCGCTGAACAGATCCAGAAGTTCCGCACGCTCGTGGGACACGATAATGTGCGGCCGACTCAACCTTTGCATAAACGCTTCGTGCTGGAGACGAATTTCGCAAATGCAGCGACCGCGACGAAGAAGTGACTTTGATAGGCTTTGGTTGCGAATCTCTCGGAGGTCTCAGAACGTACGCAATGGTTCCAAGGGACGGAACATTGATGCCTAGAGGCTCTACACACTCTCATTCGTCGGTACCGTTGCCAACGTGAGAGTGTGTACACCTTCACTCACGAGTGAGATGAAGAACGGTGCTTGACCAGCAACGGCTGCTCATTGATTACCCGAACGAACCGCGTGATCACTAGCTCACCCTAAGTTCCATACATCCAAGCTGTATAGTTGGCGGGTTCACGTAGACGGGCAAAGCGACCGTAGGTCCTTCTGCCGTGCTTTCTTTCCGTCATATGTGAAGAAGCCGACGCTCTCCCGTGTGGTGTTACCGCTGGGCAAACGAAGCGGCTCTTCTTCCATCACGGACCGGCTCGTCACGCAAGGACCTACAGGTTGATGAAAAAATTTAATAAGATGATGTGGTTCATCTGGTTCGCAAGATCAGGAATCGACTTGCTGTTGAGGAGCTGATTTTGGTAACCGAAGTCCATATTGAAATTTTTTGAAAACGTCCGGTTGATGCCGATAAAAAAACGATTTTGATCGAATCCGGCTTCTGGTCCTCTGCGACCTTGGACCGTGTTGAGGTTGATAAACACCTCGTCGTAGGTGGCAAAGGCCCACTGCGGAGCCTTGGGCAAGGGATACAGTCCCCGCCACAGCAGACGGAGCCGCACCGCAGTACCGGCTGCATCTTCGATCCAGCGTTCTTCCAGGCGAACGCGGCTCAGAGTGTTCCAAGATTGGAACTTGTGCACATAGTTGGCCTGTTGATAGATCCGGTTTTCTTCGAAGAAGGACGACTGAGATGGTGTATGCGGCACATTAAAGTTGCCGACCCAGGCATAGCCTTGCCAGATGGAGAGCTTCTCCGTCAGCTGATAGCCAACCGCCGGACGGAGTAAGAGCTGACCGATATCGCCGGCATCGTCGAGATCGAAGAAGCGTGGGTTGACTTCCATGTAGGCGTAAAACGACTTGGGCAGCTTCACCGTCATGAAAACAGGTGCCCAGAGGCCAAAGTCCTGTTTGAATGTCGAGGGGGACTGGGCGAAGGTTATCGCGTTCAGAAGGAGACTCCACACGAAGACCCAGATGCTGATGACGCCCGTGAACTTACGTGTTCGCTGATTTGCCGCTTGCTGCATAACCACCTCCTAAACCGGATGCATGCTCGGTGCTTTCGAGGTCTTCCGTCGCCGACTCTCGTGGCAAGCGATCTCCCTTCTTGGATTACTTAGGTCACGATGACTCTTTGTCGAGCAGGGACCCAACGTGAGAACGTTATCTCGGGCACAATGTTGTACCGCTTCCAGTAAGAAATCGCTAGCCAAAAATTTGAACAGAGATCATCAGCTGCCATGGATTGAGCGCAGGAAACGACAGGGTCGTCTGAAGGCGCTTAGGCGGATGGCCTTCGTCTACGTCGAGATGGGCTAGGAGCGATGCTCCATGGCTTTTTCCGAGTTATGAGGAGGGGATGGAACTGGAGAAGAAGGGATCAGCATGAAGTGAGGAGTCGAACGAGTGAGAGTGTCCTTCGGGAAATCTCTGTGCCCTCCTTCACATGGGAGAGAGCTTCGAGCTACAATCTGCGTTCGCTTTGTGAAGCAGGTGTGCTTTCCGGTGATTCGACATGAACTGGCTCGTCTTCGGTCTGCCTATGGCGTCGCATTTCCATTCGTAGTTCTTGTGTCATTTCTTCCGTTCTCCTCCAAGCCCACTGCCAGGTTTGTGCAAAGCCGACCAGTGCGAAACTGACGGTCAAGTAAACGGCGATCCCGGCTTGATCCTCCAGATCTGTAAAGCTAAGGGAATAACGGGGATGAATGAAAACCCAATTGGCAATCAGGCCACCTAAGACAACGGCCACCAACGACGGTCCTATCCCGCCATACCAGGTGGTAACTGCTATTGCGACGAGGAATGCGGCATAGGCTAGGCGGTCGTCGAGGTAAGAATCAAGAGACAAACGCAGGACAAACGCAAGGAACGTTGCACCGATGGCCATACCATACTCTTTACCCGACTGCGGGCTGAGCGGGGTCCATCCCCTTTCTGGCCGCTGCGGCGGGTGTTTCGAATCTTTGCCCATGATGTCTGCCGTTGCGTCAGCTCGCAACGCCGTCTGCGAGAAGGCTCCGTTCGTCAGTTCTCTACGTCGTTCTCGATATGTGAAAGTAACGCATCCATTGCAAGGATCCCATCAATGAACCGTAGGGTATAACATCATAAGGAACGCGCACTGGAGCATACGCCAACGGCACAGCCAATGGAAGCAGGGAACTGAGTCCTCTAAAATCTTACCGATCCGGCGCGTACTGCGATATCCGGTTTTGCGTCCTCGTTCGGCATCTTAATGGACCGTGCTCCCTTGCTGCGATCAGGCGTGAGGGCAGAACTTCATCGCTCGGTCAGGTTTTCAACGACAGGCCAGCCATTCTAGCTCGGCGAAATCGAGGAGAGCTTTATCTTGGTGAATCCGTGAGCTTTTTCAAGCGCCGATCCAGCGAGAATCGGGTGAGGCCAAGTTGCTTGGCCGCCAAACTTTTGTTGTAGTCCGCCAGCCGAAGGACTTCTTCGATGATGGATTCTTCGATTCGCTCCAGCGTGTGCTTTCCCACTTGCATCTCAATGCGGATCACACGCTCAGCTCCTTGGGAAACAGACATGGTGGTGTGACCGACCTGTTCATGTAGTTCTCGCGGTAGATAGTTCGCCGTCAAGGTTTGTCCCGAACAGAAAATCATGGCTCGTTCCAGAGTGTTTTCCAGTTCTCGAATATTCCCGGGGTATGCATATCGCTCCAACATTGCGCGAGCCTCTGAATCCAATTCGGGGACAGGTTTTCCGAATTCCTGCGCAAAGCGCACGATCGTCTTTCGGCAGAGGGGTATGATATCCTCGAACCTCTTACGAAGCGGAGGGATCTCAAATGCCACGACATTGAGACGAAAATAGAGATCTTCTCGAAAGGTTCCTCGTTCCACCTCCTTCTTGATTTCTCGGTTCGTCGCAGTGATGAGACGGAAATCCGCCCCGAGATCGTCAGTTCCCCCGAGCCGCCTGAAGGATCGTTCTTGAATCACTCGCAGCAGCTTTGCCTGCATCGTCAGATCGAGATCTCCGATCTCGTCAAGAAACAACGTGCCGCCTTCTGCCTTTTCGAGTAAACCGAGCTTGCGCTGATTGGCACCGGTAAAGGCTCCACGCTCATATCCGAACAGTTCACTCTCAAAGAGGTCCTTGGGAATCGCAGTACAGTTGACCCCCACGAATGGAGCCGATGCCCTCGGCCCATTGTGATGGATCACCCGTGCCATGAACTCTTTCCCTGTTCCTGTCTCGCCCAGCAACATCACGGTAGGTTTTGGATTCTCCGCCACTTCGCGTACTTGTTCGAGCAATTGTTTCATCGCACGGCTGTGAGCCTCGACGTTACTCAGATGGTACCGGTTGAGCTGTCCATCGATTTCCAATTCCAGGCGACGGCGTAATTTCAGAATTTCGATCGCACGGGTGACGACCGCCTCCACTCCTTCAAGATCGACCGTTTTGATCAAGAAATCGTACGCTCCCAATTTCATGGCTTCCACCGCATCCTGCACCGTCCCATACGCGGTCAGCATGATGACGATGGCGGAGGGAGCAAGTTGACGCACGTGTTTGAGGGCATCAAGGCCGCTGATGCCGGGCATCTTCAGATCGAGCAGCACAAGCTCAGGGAGCTTGTGCTCAAGCTCTTGCAACAACACCTCGCCGGATTCGTAACCGGTAGCGAAATGTCCTTGTCTGTTCAGCCGCTTGACGATGGCCGTGCGAATGACTTGTTCGTCGTCGACCACAAAAACGACTGTATGCATGGGTCAAACCCTTTCCAATGCGGTTTTTTGCTCCAACGGTAACCAGATGCCGACAATCGTACCCTTTCCGACTTCGCTGGTGACATACATGTTCCCCTCATGGCTTTCGACGATATTCTGACAGATCGACAAGCCCAATCCTGTCCCATGTTTTTTCCCGGAGGTCACGAATGGTTGAAACACATTCGGGAGGAGTTCCGGCGCAATGCCCACACCTTGGTCTTTGACTTGAATCACCAAACCGGGCCTTTCCTCCCGGAATAATTCATGCCCAGTGATCTCGATGGGAGGGCCACCCTTCGGGGTGGCATCAATTGCGTTGTCCACGATATTCAAGAGTACCTGTCTCAGGAGGTCTCGATCGGCGATGAATTCGCTGATCATGGGTGAAATCGTGACCTTGATCGTGAGCTGCTTCTCCTCCAACCGGAGTTTCAACATTTTGGACACCTCACCGGCGAGCCGGTTGAGATCGATGCCTGTCGGCGCAGGTCGGCGCGGCCGTGCATAGTCCACGATCTGATTGACGATTCGATCCAATCGCCGAGTCTCCGACAAGATCACTTCGATGTCCTTTCGCTTCGGATCGCCGGATTCGAAGTCATCCAACAATACCTTGGCTGTCGAACCGATGCCCACCAGTGGATTCCTAAGCTCATGGGCGATGCCGGCCGCAACTTGTCCCAACGTCGCCAACTTTTCCGCTCGCCTTAATTGCAATTGCAGATTGTCGAGGGTCGTAATGTCGATATTAAAGCCTACGTATACGACATCGGGACTCTCAAAATCCATGATCGGCACACGTTGACTCAACACCGTTCGGATACTACCGTCATCTTGAAGTAAGCGGAAAATGATTTCACAGGGTCTCCCCGCGGCTACGGCTTCTGAAAATGTCGTGAAAACACGGTCGTGATCTTCAGGATGCATCCGTTGGCGGAATGTCTCGGGATCAACATTGGATTCAGGGTCCAGCCCCGCCAACTGCTGATTGTAACGATTGCTGAACGTGACTCTGACTCCTTTTGTCATAAAGATGCCGAGCGGTGCGTGATCCACGAGACCTCGATACTTCGCCTCGGAAGCGGACAAGTGCGCATTCAGTTTCTTGAGGGTGGCTGCTGACTGCTGGACTTCATCGAGATCCTTGCGGATCTGCAAACTCATCTTTTTCATCACGGTGGTGAGTTCCCCGATTTCGTCTTTCCGGTCAAAGACAGGAATGGAGGGAATCGTCTGGCTAGCCGTCGAACCTACGACCTTTGATAAGGCTGTTAATGGAGTTGCGATGGAATGGGCAATGAGCGCCAGCGCGAGGATGACGAGGCAGAGGGTCACCAGCCCGCCTCCGAGAATGAGAAAGCGTGTCCACGTCCGATCGTAGCTCAACCGAGACAGCTCCTGCTGCTGCATGCCGTGTTGCTCTTGATCAAACCACGCCATCCATTTCCGAACCTCAAGCATGACCTCTCGACTTCGTCCCTCGCGAACATACTGAATGGCATCGGTCCGATTTCCCTGCTGCATGCGTTGCAACAGTACTTCTTTTTCCAAAAACGACTTCTTCACCAGAGTGCGAATGGCTTCGAATCGTGCATGCTGGGCTGGAAGTTGGATTTCCAGCTCGTGGTCCATTTCCATGACGCTTCTCCGCCCCTCCTGAAAGCGCGTCAGGTATCGATCGTTCTCAGAGATGACATAGCCCAGAAATGCCGTTTCCAAATCAGCTATGGAGCGCATGTATTGGGCTGCCGTCTTTTGAAGCTGGTAGAGGTGTGTCAGACGTTCTTCATCCTGTATAAAATTCTGAACATCCAGATAGGTCATCATGCTGAATAACATCAGAAAGACAAAGGGAATGGCCGGAATGAGAAGAAGCTTGGGAAGGATGGGGAGATCGTCTAAGAACTTCTGAGGAAAACCTCGTGGCATAAAAACTCCCATGACACCTGAGCACTGCCGACCATGTACCGCCCGCCCGCGTCAACTGGCAAAGGCCGCAAGGCTTCAATGCGCTCCTGGGAGGTCACTGCTGGTCAACGTCTTGCCCATGCACAGCATCATCGCCCGTTCTATAATGTTCTGAAGCTCTCGCACATTGCCAGGAAATAAGTACCGTTGAAGCGTTGCCGCGGCTTTCGGATCAATATCGGTCACCTCTTTCCCGAGTTCCAGTCCATACTTCATCATGAAGAGCTTGGCGAGGGGTACGATATCCTCGGTACGGTCCCTGATCGGCGGTACGACGAATGGCATCGCATTGAGCCGAAAAAAGAGATCCTCTCGAAAACGTCCTTCCGACACTTCCTCCTTAAGATTCCGGTAGGAAGACGCGATCACGCGGAAGTCTCCGGAAATATCTTCGACTCCACCCAGACGACGAAACATTCGATCCTGCACGATCCCTACCAGCTTCCCCTGCATCACGAGGTCGAGATCACCGATCTCGTCGAGAAACAGAGTGCCGGTTTCCGCTTGATCCAGCAGACCGAGCTTTCTCCGTTCCGCCCCGGCGAAGGCGCCTCGTTCATACCCAAAAAGGTCGCGCTCGAATCGCATGGATGAAAGGGAGGTGCAACTGATCTTCACGAACGGCCCCTTCGCGCGCGCGCTGTTATGGTGAAGGACACGGGCTAAGAATTCTTTCCCAGCTCCGGTTTCCCCCATCACGAGTACGGGCACATTCGGGTTCTGAGCCACTTCCCGCACCTGAATCAGCAAGGCTCTCATCGTCAGGCTATGGGCGATCAGGTTGGTCAATTGATATTGATTGGCTTCGTGTTCGATGTTGTAGGACACGCGCCGCTTCAGCAGAATATGTTCAAGAGCCCGGTTGACGACCGGCTCCAGCGTTTCAAGATCGACCGTTTTGATAAGGAAATCAAATGCACCGAGCTTCATGGCCTCAACCGCATCCTCTACCGTTCCATATGCGGTCAGCAGGACGACGAGGGCATCGCAGCCTTTGGGACGAAGCGCTTGCAGAACCTCAATTCCGGTCATGCCGGGCATCTTCAGGTCGAGCAAGATCAAGTCGGGCACATCCTCTTCTACCGCGGCGAGTAGTTCTTCGCCGGATTGAAACGACCGAATCCGGTGCTGCATACGAGAAAGCAGTTTTTCGAGCGCGTTGCGATATGCAGCTTGGTCGTCGACTACGAAAATACTCGCTTGCATCATGGGCGATCCTCCCATGGCATGCTACTGTATGCGAGGTTGCGCGGCAAGATGTTTGACGAGGACTACCTCATTAGATCGAGGATTCATGACAGCGGCTGGACAGACATCTTTGGAATCAGGCTGGGAAACTTCGGCTGAAAACTTAGAGAGGACTCCAAAGCCTCAGTTGCGAGCCTTCACCCATAGGCCATGGCATCATCCGATTGGCTCACTCGGTAAGCGAATCGGTGGTCTGAATGAGAAAGGAAATGCTGAGTTCCAAGGATCACGCAGTTATGACCCTCCTTCAGTTGTTGCTCTCGATACCGATGCAAATACTCCATCGCAGTGTGGTCCACCACATGCCCAGCCAAGATGATCATGAAGTTGTCTCTTTGATTAGGGAGGGCCTTGAGTTTCTCATCGAGTTTCAACAGATTCATGCAGCTGAGCGATGAGAGGTAGATCTTGTAGGGATGCTTCATATTTTTGGCCGCGACACTCATGACGGGGAGAGATCCTTTTCTATGGGTGCGCCCATCTCCAATTCGGATTATCGGATCGCGGAACAACTCTCTAAATGCAGCCCAGAGGCGGGTAGAGAAAGATGCTGTGTGACCGGCATGGGATTCCTGCTCAATCGTCAGCGCCTTTACCACATCAAAGCAAAGCACGAGCATCTTCGTCACGGTTCCGGCGATTACTCCGGACAAGATGTCTGATGTGGAGAGTGTGACCGCGACACAGACGGTCGCGACCAGGAGTTGCTCGACCCCGATCGAAAAAACCTTCAAAAAGATTCTCGGCGCACACAGTTTCCATCCGATAAAGACGAGCAACGCAGCCAGGACGGTGAGAGGGATTCTGTTGATTAGGTCGGTGCCGACCCATACAAAGAGCGCCAGGAAGAGGGCGTGGTAGAAATTCGCCCATAGAGTACGTCCTCCTGCGATGACGTTTGCCGTACTCTTGATTCCCCCTGGAATAATCGTCAATCCGCCGACTAACCCAGAGAGGATGTTGGATACACCCATGGCCCGAAGGGTGAC encodes:
- a CDS encoding sigma-54 dependent transcriptional regulator; translated protein: MHTVVFVVDDEQVIRTAIVKRLNRQGHFATGYESGEVLLQELEHKLPELVLLDLKMPGISGLDALKHVRQLAPSAIVIMLTAYGTVQDAVEAMKLGAYDFLIKTVDLEGVEAVVTRAIEILKLRRRLELEIDGQLNRYHLSNVEAHSRAMKQLLEQVREVAENPKPTVMLLGETGTGKEFMARVIHHNGPRASAPFVGVNCTAIPKDLFESELFGYERGAFTGANQRKLGLLEKAEGGTLFLDEIGDLDLTMQAKLLRVIQERSFRRLGGTDDLGADFRLITATNREIKKEVERGTFREDLYFRLNVVAFEIPPLRKRFEDIIPLCRKTIVRFAQEFGKPVPELDSEARAMLERYAYPGNIRELENTLERAMIFCSGQTLTANYLPRELHEQVGHTTMSVSQGAERVIRIEMQVGKHTLERIEESIIEEVLRLADYNKSLAAKQLGLTRFSLDRRLKKLTDSPR
- a CDS encoding ATP-binding protein, coding for MPRGFPQKFLDDLPILPKLLLIPAIPFVFLMLFSMMTYLDVQNFIQDEERLTHLYQLQKTAAQYMRSIADLETAFLGYVISENDRYLTRFQEGRRSVMEMDHELEIQLPAQHARFEAIRTLVKKSFLEKEVLLQRMQQGNRTDAIQYVREGRSREVMLEVRKWMAWFDQEQHGMQQQELSRLSYDRTWTRFLILGGGLVTLCLVILALALIAHSIATPLTALSKVVGSTASQTIPSIPVFDRKDEIGELTTVMKKMSLQIRKDLDEVQQSAATLKKLNAHLSASEAKYRGLVDHAPLGIFMTKGVRVTFSNRYNQQLAGLDPESNVDPETFRQRMHPEDHDRVFTTFSEAVAAGRPCEIIFRLLQDDGSIRTVLSQRVPIMDFESPDVVYVGFNIDITTLDNLQLQLRRAEKLATLGQVAAGIAHELRNPLVGIGSTAKVLLDDFESGDPKRKDIEVILSETRRLDRIVNQIVDYARPRRPAPTGIDLNRLAGEVSKMLKLRLEEKQLTIKVTISPMISEFIADRDLLRQVLLNIVDNAIDATPKGGPPIEITGHELFREERPGLVIQVKDQGVGIAPELLPNVFQPFVTSGKKHGTGLGLSICQNIVESHEGNMYVTSEVGKGTIVGIWLPLEQKTALERV
- a CDS encoding sigma-54 dependent transcriptional regulator, coding for MMQASIFVVDDQAAYRNALEKLLSRMQHRIRSFQSGEELLAAVEEDVPDLILLDLKMPGMTGIEVLQALRPKGCDALVVLLTAYGTVEDAVEAMKLGAFDFLIKTVDLETLEPVVNRALEHILLKRRVSYNIEHEANQYQLTNLIAHSLTMRALLIQVREVAQNPNVPVLVMGETGAGKEFLARVLHHNSARAKGPFVKISCTSLSSMRFERDLFGYERGAFAGAERRKLGLLDQAETGTLFLDEIGDLDLVMQGKLVGIVQDRMFRRLGGVEDISGDFRVIASSYRNLKEEVSEGRFREDLFFRLNAMPFVVPPIRDRTEDIVPLAKLFMMKYGLELGKEVTDIDPKAAATLQRYLFPGNVRELQNIIERAMMLCMGKTLTSSDLPGAH